One Deltaproteobacteria bacterium DNA window includes the following coding sequences:
- the dnaJ gene encoding molecular chaperone DnaJ: MTKKDYYHVLGLSRDADSEEVKKAYRQAALQHHPDRNPDNKESEEKFKEAAEAYEVLSDPEKRQRYDQYGHAGLSGTGFHHFTDVDDIFASFGDLFEDFFGFGPSRHARGRGHRGGDLSAEVSVTLEEAFAGCEKKIEVARLEKCDACHGSGAEAGSSRRSCTRCHGSGQVTRNQGFFMIATTCNVCHGAGSVLENPCRECKGEGRKKVHKKLSVKIPPGVDTGTQLLLQREGEAGLEGGEKGDLYVFIEVQPHERFIREGHIVHTKLPISFVQAALGGEVEVETLDGGRKIEVPKGTETGGKIILEGLGFPDLRRKERGDFVVHFEVKIPRHLTKKQEQLLEEFALLSGEKAERPKKKGFFS, from the coding sequence GTGACCAAGAAAGATTACTATCATGTCCTGGGTCTCTCACGAGACGCCGATTCTGAAGAGGTGAAGAAGGCGTATCGACAAGCTGCCTTGCAACACCACCCGGATCGAAACCCCGATAATAAAGAGTCAGAGGAAAAATTTAAAGAGGCGGCCGAGGCGTACGAGGTCCTCTCCGATCCTGAAAAGAGGCAGCGGTACGACCAATACGGCCATGCCGGACTTTCCGGGACCGGATTTCATCATTTTACAGATGTGGACGATATCTTTGCCAGCTTCGGAGATCTTTTCGAGGATTTTTTTGGATTTGGTCCCTCCCGACATGCGCGCGGAAGGGGGCATCGAGGGGGGGATCTTTCTGCGGAGGTGAGTGTGACTCTGGAGGAGGCCTTTGCCGGTTGTGAAAAGAAGATTGAGGTGGCTCGCCTAGAGAAATGTGACGCCTGTCATGGGAGTGGTGCCGAGGCGGGGAGTTCACGAAGGAGCTGTACGCGGTGTCATGGCTCAGGCCAGGTTACTCGGAATCAGGGTTTTTTTATGATCGCGACAACCTGCAATGTCTGTCATGGGGCAGGGTCGGTTCTGGAGAACCCCTGTCGTGAGTGCAAAGGGGAGGGGAGGAAAAAAGTTCACAAGAAGCTCTCTGTTAAAATTCCGCCAGGCGTTGATACAGGCACACAGCTTCTCTTGCAACGAGAGGGAGAGGCAGGTCTGGAGGGGGGCGAGAAGGGGGACCTCTATGTTTTTATTGAGGTCCAACCTCATGAGCGATTCATTCGCGAGGGGCATATCGTTCACACAAAACTTCCGATCTCATTTGTACAGGCGGCGCTTGGGGGTGAGGTGGAGGTTGAGACCCTCGATGGGGGGCGTAAGATCGAGGTCCCAAAAGGAACAGAGACAGGGGGCAAGATTATCCTGGAAGGTTTGGGTTTCCCTGATTTAAGGAGGAAGGAGCGGGGGGATTTCGTGGTTCATTTTGAGGTGAAAATTCCAAGACACCTGACCAAAAAACAGGAACAGCTTTTGGAAGAGTTTGCGCTGCTCTCCGGTGAGAAGGCCGAAAGGCCGAAGAAGAAGGGATTTTTTTCGTGA
- a CDS encoding lysophospholipase produces the protein MTNHSSGNFEGAKGTRLFFQQWLAPKPKARLLFIHGLGEHSDRYHHTAHFFVSAGYSVFHFDLRGHGKSEGQRGFAESLADLLADIDRFITKFGANSDPLFLIGHSFGGQLALNYVTSSYPGIQKLNGIIFSSPNIRVAIDIPLVKVQASRLLSRMIPRLSLANEIPIDFLSHDPEVVKAYNRDPLVQTKITTRLGDLILRNQEMIDSLAQKIRLPSLFLLGSEDRICSPEASKEFFKKIPVEDKTLKIYPGFYHELFNEVGKERVFNDMVQWIEKHL, from the coding sequence GTGACAAACCATTCTTCCGGAAACTTTGAGGGGGCGAAGGGGACAAGGCTTTTTTTTCAGCAATGGCTTGCTCCTAAACCGAAGGCGAGGCTCTTGTTTATCCATGGTTTGGGGGAGCATTCGGATCGTTACCACCATACCGCCCATTTTTTTGTCTCAGCAGGATACTCTGTTTTTCACTTTGACTTGAGGGGGCATGGGAAGTCTGAAGGCCAGCGTGGCTTTGCAGAATCACTTGCAGACCTCTTGGCCGATATCGATCGGTTTATAACGAAGTTTGGCGCCAATAGCGACCCTCTTTTCCTGATCGGACACAGCTTTGGTGGGCAGTTGGCCTTGAATTATGTGACCTCTTCTTATCCCGGTATTCAGAAGCTCAATGGGATCATTTTTTCATCTCCGAACATCCGGGTGGCGATCGACATCCCTCTGGTCAAGGTTCAGGCAAGCCGTCTTCTCTCCAGAATGATTCCTCGGCTCTCTTTGGCGAATGAGATCCCGATCGATTTCCTCTCCCATGATCCTGAGGTGGTCAAGGCCTACAATAGAGACCCTCTTGTTCAGACAAAAATCACGACGCGTCTGGGAGATCTTATCCTCCGGAATCAGGAGATGATCGATTCACTGGCCCAAAAGATTCGTCTTCCCTCTCTCTTCCTGCTTGGAAGCGAGGACAGGATCTGCTCACCGGAGGCGTCAAAAGAATTTTTCAAAAAAATTCCTGTTGAGGATAAAACATTAAAGATCTATCCAGGGTTTTATCACGAATTGTTTAATGAAGTCGGAAAGGAGAGGGTATTCAATGACATGGTTCAATGGATCGAAAAACATCTTTAG